One part of the Aurantibacillus circumpalustris genome encodes these proteins:
- a CDS encoding EVE domain-containing protein — translation MNYWLIKSEPSAYSWEQLKKDKKTDWTGVRNYAARNNLRDMKKGDYAFYYHSNEGVEIVGIAKVVKESYQDPTTKETAWLAVDFAPVKDLKKPISLETLKKDPFFANMDLVRLGRLSVGKVTETEFLKICDMSGTKLG, via the coding sequence ATGAACTATTGGCTTATAAAATCAGAACCCTCCGCTTACAGCTGGGAGCAACTTAAAAAAGACAAAAAAACAGATTGGACGGGGGTTCGCAACTATGCCGCCCGCAACAATCTGCGGGATATGAAAAAGGGAGATTATGCCTTTTATTACCACAGTAACGAAGGGGTTGAAATTGTTGGAATTGCCAAAGTGGTGAAAGAAAGTTATCAGGATCCGACTACCAAAGAAACGGCTTGGCTGGCGGTGGATTTTGCCCCGGTAAAAGACCTTAAAAAACCTATTAGTTTAGAAACGCTCAAGAAAGATCCGTTTTTTGCAAATATGGACTTAGTAAGGCTTGGAAGATTGAGTGTTGGAAAAGTGACGGAAACGGAGTTTTTGAAGATTTGCGACATGAGTGGGACGAAACTGGGTTAG
- a CDS encoding addiction module protein, which translates to MTSKAIKKKVIEYITQAEDNVVEAVYEMLKSYEVGDGESLMTDEQKTEIEKRSALYKQGKLKASSWEDVKKRSRTA; encoded by the coding sequence ATGACATCAAAGGCAATAAAGAAAAAAGTTATAGAATACATTACTCAGGCGGAGGATAATGTGGTTGAAGCTGTTTACGAAATGCTTAAATCATACGAAGTTGGTGATGGTGAAAGTTTAATGACGGATGAACAGAAAACTGAAATCGAAAAAAGATCTGCGTTATATAAACAAGGCAAACTCAAGGCCTCTTCTTGGGAAGACGTAAAAAAACGTTCGCGTACAGCTTAA